Below is a window of Lacibacter sp. H407 DNA.
CTGGCAAAATTTATATGGCAGGAATTGCATTGATTGGTATTTCAGCAGGAAGACTCTCGTTGATCAGCAGTTGTGTACCCTGCCGCATCTCACTTTTTTTATTGACTGTATTTGCTGTACTCAGCACTTGGTTTGCATGGAGAGCCATTAAAACAAGGAATACGAAAGTCCACCGGCAAATGATGGTGCGGAGTTATGTATGTGTGATTGCTTTTGTAGCGGTGAGGATCGATGATATGTTCTCTCTAAACTTCTTATTTGGAGAAATAAATGATTCCACTTTCAGAAGAGTAGTGAATGAATATTTCTTTTCGTTTGTGCCATTGATTGTGGTTGAGATCCTCATGATATGGTGGCCATCGGTAGCCTATACATTTAAAAGCAAAGAGGAACATTCCAAAGCAAACCATCATGAATAAATCAACTGATTTAGTATCGCAATTAACATAAAAAAATGTGGTTGATAAGTAATTCAATCGGATACTTAAACCTGGAAATATGAAAGCGTTTCTGATCTTATTCTCATCATCAATACAAAATATCAACATGAGAAAAATTCTAGTTGGCTTGCTGTTGCTGATTATATCAACAACCAGTATTGCCCAAGGGAAATTGCTGAGGCGTGAGTTCACGGCTGCTTCTTTGCAAAATAATAAAGCAGGCGAAGATCCTTTGCGTCAGCTAACGGTATATCTGCCTCCCGATTATGAACAAGGAACACAACGTTACCCGGTTATTTATGTGTTGCATGGCTATGGCGGAACCGATAGTGTAATGATGGGCGTATGGATCAATTTTAAAAAACTACTTGATGAAGCGATTAAAACGGGAAAGATGCGTCCCATGATTGTAGTGGCACCAAACAGCAATACAAAACTGCAGGGAAGTTTTTATACCAACTCTTCTGTTACAGGTAACTGGGCCGATTATATTGCAAAAGATGTGGTGCAATACATGGATAAAAATTTCAGAACAATACCTGATCGCAAAAGCCGTGGACTCTGCGGGCATTCAATGGGAGGTAATGGTGCTTTAAAATTAGGGATGCAATTTGCAGATACATTCAGTGCGGTATATGCACTTAGTCCGGCAGTATTGAATTGGTATGGAGATTTTACCTTAAGGAGTGGTGGGTTCAAACAGATCAGCAAATTAAATAACGAAGATGCAATTATAAAAGGGTTGAATGAATTTGATCAGACCGGCGATTTCAATGCATTTTTTGCCGCAGTACTCACTGCTATGGCAAGGGTGTATTCGGCCAATACAACAAAAAAAGAATTGCTTGCAGATTTTCCTGTTTCGTATGTTAAGGACAGTGCGGTTTATCACCCGAACGTGATCACTGAATGGGAAGCACAATTTCCATTTTATATGATCGATCATTATCTGCCACAGTTACGCAGCCTTACTGCGTTGAAATTAGATTGGGGGCGTAATGAAGAGTTTTCTCATATCCCTTACACAAGTTTAGAATTCAGTAAGAAACTGGAAGCCTACCGCATTAAACATTTTGCTGAAGAATATATTGGCGATCATGGAAACATGCTTGGTGGTTTTGATGGACGGATATTTAATGAGTTACTTCCATTTTTTGATAAATACCTCTATGTCAAATAAACTATCCTAAAAGGATTTAAGACCTTATAAGTGTATAAACTTTTTAGTGAATAACAAATCTTAAAACAAAACAGAATGATGATCAATATTAAAAAATACATTTTTGAATACCTGCTCATTATCATTACAATAGCATTAACCGTTTCAGGGTTTTGGAATATCTTTTTGGGAACTGATGCAAAACCCACACCGTATCAAGCGCTTCATGTGATCGTTAATTTCAGCTGGTTGTTTCTGATGCTGTACCAGCTCAGCCTTATCGGAAGTAATCAAGGCGCAAAACACCAAAGGGTTGGGTTCTCCATTTTATTTTTTGGCCCTATGCTATTTGCGCACGCCGTACTCTTGGCCATTCATTCAGCTCATAAAGGCCTGGTTTCCGGGCAAGGAGATTTTTTGATCGTGCAAAATGTATTTGGAACAATAGAATTGGGCTTCATCATTTTAATGGCATTTATCTTGAAAAAAAGAAGAAAGATCCACGGAGCTTTTCTTTTCAGTACAATTGTTCTGATGAATGGCATTAGTATATTCTTTTTGTTCCTCGCCGTAGCTCCCCAACTGATCGGATATGGTATGTATATTACTCTAGTTATTGGCTTTCTCTTCTTTTTGAAGGACAGAAGAAATGGTTGGCCGATACTGCTATCGGGTTCCTTTTTTGTTATCAATGACAGCATTGGTAAACTGTTACATAAGTACAGCCTTATTCAGCCGCTAACCGAATTTGTAGGTACACTTCCGAAGGTTATGACTGTAACAGGCGCTTTCTTGGTTCTTTTGGTTGGATTGTTTACTACCGGAGTAGTAAAGAAAAGTAAAGCGATTTAAATGCAGATTGTAACCAAAAAAATATAATTGCATGCAGGAGTTTATGCGTATCCGGGGTTCTTCTTCACAAACGAAATTATTCCGTAAAGTAAAATCAGTACGTCTACAAATTACAAATCAGAAGTTTAGTGAAATGGAATCTTCTCTGCGTGCCGTTGGGTACACATATCATAATGATTATTTTATCTACGGTCATAATTCGGAATTTTACTACAGCATTACAGAC
It encodes the following:
- a CDS encoding DUF2306 domain-containing protein: MFTFRSIALVTLWSSVISLSLYFFFDNVIAYFYGYRSRMFGETLFHNQLWVVMHMIGGSMALLLGPMQFWPFMRKRFVSFHRLSGKIYMAGIALIGISAGRLSLISSCVPCRISLFLLTVFAVLSTWFAWRAIKTRNTKVHRQMMVRSYVCVIAFVAVRIDDMFSLNFLFGEINDSTFRRVVNEYFFSFVPLIVVEILMIWWPSVAYTFKSKEEHSKANHHE
- a CDS encoding alpha/beta hydrolase; the encoded protein is MRKILVGLLLLIISTTSIAQGKLLRREFTAASLQNNKAGEDPLRQLTVYLPPDYEQGTQRYPVIYVLHGYGGTDSVMMGVWINFKKLLDEAIKTGKMRPMIVVAPNSNTKLQGSFYTNSSVTGNWADYIAKDVVQYMDKNFRTIPDRKSRGLCGHSMGGNGALKLGMQFADTFSAVYALSPAVLNWYGDFTLRSGGFKQISKLNNEDAIIKGLNEFDQTGDFNAFFAAVLTAMARVYSANTTKKELLADFPVSYVKDSAVYHPNVITEWEAQFPFYMIDHYLPQLRSLTALKLDWGRNEEFSHIPYTSLEFSKKLEAYRIKHFAEEYIGDHGNMLGGFDGRIFNELLPFFDKYLYVK